One window from the genome of Mycolicibacterium gadium encodes:
- a CDS encoding cytochrome c oxidase assembly protein, with translation MTTVASRVRTGPVWPVLVGVAVLAGAVAAGLAALSLTDALTATGLPDPGPVTTYGLPFVRAAGEIAAVIAVGSFLFAAFLVPPQANGVLDAGGYRALRIGTFASGVWTVCAALLVPLTVSDVTGQPISSRLDPSAIWSVASLVETAGAWRWTAFIAAGVTIASIPVLRWSPTPLLFAGALTTLLPLGLTGHSAAGGSHDLATNSLLIHLVAGAIWAGGLLALLVHALRGGEHAYLAARRFSAVALWCFVAMAFSGVVNALVRVQPSDLFDTTYGWLILAKATALCVLGALGWLQRRRGVATLGADPLARTPLIRFALAEAVVFGLTFGIAVALGRTPPPAPPIFNPSIPVIEIGYDLAGPPTLARILFDWRFDLVFGTAAIVFAVVYVAAVIRLRRRGDTWPIGRTVAWLLGCLVLLFATSSGVGRYMPAMFSMHMAAHMLLSMLAPILLVLGAPVTLALRALPAAGRDDPPGPREWLLAALHSRVSRVLTNPFVATFLFVAGFYGLYFGGIFDAAVDSHPAHLAMNLHFLLTGYLFYWVVIGVDPTPRPIPPLGKVGMVFASLPFHAFFGVVLMSTNTVLGEPFYKSLQLYWHNDLLGDQRLGGGIAWAAGELPLVIVMAALLIQWRRSDERTAKRLDRAADRDDEADLAAYNRMLAELARREEPSQ, from the coding sequence ATGACCACGGTCGCATCCCGCGTGCGCACCGGCCCGGTGTGGCCGGTGCTGGTCGGTGTCGCCGTGCTGGCCGGCGCGGTCGCGGCGGGTCTGGCCGCGCTGTCCCTCACGGATGCGCTGACGGCGACGGGGTTGCCCGATCCGGGTCCGGTGACCACCTATGGCCTGCCGTTTGTCCGCGCAGCGGGGGAGATCGCCGCCGTGATCGCGGTCGGGTCGTTCCTGTTCGCCGCGTTCCTGGTGCCCCCGCAGGCCAACGGGGTGCTCGACGCGGGCGGCTACCGTGCGCTGCGGATCGGCACTTTCGCCTCCGGCGTGTGGACCGTCTGCGCCGCGTTGCTGGTCCCGCTGACCGTGTCCGACGTCACCGGGCAGCCCATCTCCTCGCGTTTGGATCCGTCCGCGATCTGGTCGGTAGCAAGTCTGGTCGAAACCGCCGGGGCGTGGCGGTGGACCGCCTTCATCGCCGCTGGCGTGACCATCGCCAGCATCCCGGTCCTGCGCTGGTCGCCGACCCCGCTGCTGTTCGCCGGGGCCCTGACCACCCTGCTGCCGTTGGGGTTGACCGGTCACTCGGCCGCTGGCGGTTCTCACGATCTGGCCACCAACAGCCTGCTCATCCACCTCGTGGCCGGCGCGATCTGGGCCGGCGGATTGCTGGCGCTGCTGGTGCACGCGCTGCGCGGTGGCGAGCATGCCTACCTGGCGGCGCGTCGATTTTCGGCGGTCGCACTCTGGTGCTTCGTCGCCATGGCGTTCAGCGGTGTCGTCAACGCTCTCGTCCGGGTGCAGCCCTCAGACCTATTCGACACCACGTACGGCTGGCTGATCCTGGCCAAGGCGACGGCGCTGTGCGTACTCGGTGCGCTCGGTTGGTTGCAACGCCGTCGCGGTGTTGCCACGCTCGGGGCGGACCCTTTGGCGCGCACTCCGTTGATCAGGTTCGCGCTCGCCGAAGCGGTGGTGTTCGGCCTGACATTCGGTATCGCCGTCGCGCTGGGGCGGACACCGCCTCCTGCGCCCCCGATCTTCAATCCCTCTATCCCGGTGATCGAAATCGGCTATGACCTCGCAGGTCCACCGACCCTGGCCCGCATCCTGTTCGACTGGCGCTTCGACCTGGTATTCGGCACGGCCGCCATCGTGTTCGCGGTCGTGTACGTGGCCGCCGTCATCAGGCTGCGGCGCCGCGGCGACACGTGGCCGATCGGCCGTACGGTGGCATGGCTCCTGGGTTGCCTGGTGCTCCTGTTCGCCACGTCATCAGGCGTCGGCAGGTATATGCCGGCCATGTTCAGCATGCACATGGCCGCGCACATGCTGCTGTCGATGCTCGCGCCGATCCTGCTCGTGCTCGGGGCTCCCGTCACGCTCGCGTTGCGGGCGCTACCCGCCGCTGGCCGCGATGATCCGCCGGGGCCGAGGGAGTGGCTGCTCGCCGCGCTGCACTCTCGGGTGTCTCGGGTGCTCACCAATCCTTTTGTCGCGACCTTCCTGTTCGTCGCGGGGTTCTACGGGCTCTACTTCGGCGGCATCTTCGACGCGGCGGTGGACAGCCACCCCGCCCACCTCGCGATGAATCTGCACTTCCTTCTGACCGGCTATCTGTTCTATTGGGTGGTGATCGGTGTCGACCCGACCCCGCGGCCGATCCCGCCGCTGGGCAAGGTCGGGATGGTGTTCGCCTCGCTGCCGTTCCACGCGTTCTTCGGGGTCGTGTTGATGAGCACGAACACGGTTCTGGGAGAGCCGTTCTACAAGTCGTTGCAGCTGTACTGGCACAATGACCTGCTCGGTGATCAGCGGCTGGGTGGTGGAATCGCCTGGGCCGCAGGCGAGTTACCGCTCGTCATCGTGATGGCCGCACTGCTGATCCAGTGGCGCCGCAGCGACGAGCGCACCGCGAAGAGGCTGGACCGCGCCGCCGATCGGGACGACGAGGCCGACCTCGCCGCCTACAACAGGATGCTCGCCGAGCTTGCCCGTCGCGAGGAGCCGTCCCAGTAG
- a CDS encoding acyl-CoA synthetase family protein yields the protein MPPSGDTIDAVTGVDFSLLDVPRDRPVEDPDAFLRAAIAWHFGDDTGCAFWLRAAKDLDFDPLTEVTTFGDLRRFPNLLPELRDAPVEDLIPRGYGDPAPVPLIFESGGTTGAPKRTAQLPDWVEQVTRWQVQDFATGGFVAGRGLACLMPSGPHGVGYFSREVSRRLGAAFHGVDLDPRWVKKLAARGAVAEVSMYVDHVLEQAKFILQTQNVANLHTSPPLFDAIARNDRLVDLVNERIRYVLLSGAHVDVDTLELLRDIFPQTTITMAFGSTMILSQALTRSAPDGQFVFHPRAPYIVFWVVDPDTGERVGKGQRGQVVMNHVSKGMFIPNNLERDTATRMPGLSGQIGDSLSEVAPVATFEGEVVVEGVY from the coding sequence ATGCCGCCCAGCGGTGACACTATTGATGCCGTGACCGGTGTCGACTTCTCGTTGCTGGACGTTCCGCGCGACCGACCCGTCGAGGACCCGGACGCGTTTTTGCGCGCCGCGATCGCATGGCATTTCGGTGACGACACCGGCTGCGCGTTCTGGCTAAGGGCGGCGAAGGACCTGGACTTCGACCCGCTGACCGAGGTCACGACCTTCGGCGATCTTCGCAGGTTTCCGAACCTGCTCCCTGAACTCCGCGATGCCCCTGTGGAGGATCTGATCCCGCGCGGGTATGGCGACCCGGCGCCGGTCCCGCTGATCTTCGAATCGGGCGGAACCACCGGGGCGCCGAAGCGCACCGCGCAGCTGCCCGACTGGGTTGAGCAGGTAACCCGTTGGCAGGTCCAGGATTTCGCGACGGGCGGCTTCGTGGCCGGCAGAGGATTGGCTTGCCTGATGCCGAGCGGTCCGCACGGCGTCGGCTACTTCTCGCGTGAGGTTTCGCGGCGGTTGGGAGCGGCATTTCACGGCGTCGACCTTGATCCGCGCTGGGTGAAGAAGCTCGCCGCACGGGGTGCCGTCGCCGAGGTGTCGATGTACGTCGACCATGTCCTCGAACAGGCGAAGTTCATCCTGCAGACCCAGAACGTCGCCAATCTGCACACGTCGCCGCCGCTGTTCGACGCCATCGCGCGCAACGACCGTCTCGTGGATCTGGTCAACGAGCGCATCCGCTATGTACTGCTCAGTGGCGCGCATGTCGACGTCGACACACTGGAGTTGCTGCGAGACATCTTCCCGCAGACCACGATCACGATGGCGTTCGGCAGCACGATGATCCTGTCGCAGGCGCTCACCCGCTCGGCACCGGATGGCCAGTTCGTGTTCCACCCCCGTGCGCCCTACATCGTGTTCTGGGTGGTCGACCCCGACACCGGCGAACGGGTGGGGAAGGGGCAGCGCGGTCAGGTGGTGATGAACCACGTCAGCAAGGGCATGTTCATCCCGAACAATCTCGAACGCGACACCGCGACTCGCATGCCGGGATTGTCCGGCCAGATCGGGGATTCGCTGAGCGAGGTCGCGCCGGTGGCGACCTTCGAAGGAGAAGTGGTCGTCGAGGGCGTGTACTGA
- a CDS encoding aldehyde dehydrogenase family protein, with product MTVLDALGPGGEYRTRKRELITDISGSPVAEITVAPPLYVARTVNALRKTRPLTAAARDAALARAATMFLSDEIAGLDFEGYVDMASRVSGLPIAVTRAGARSVADQVTAVDESVRAAQPRGAERDQHAIHGGGAVWARRGEVFAVHASGNAPGVHGLWPQALALGYRVAVRPSRREPFTGQRLIAALRESGFRAEDVCYLPTDYAGADEIIRAADLAMVYGDQDVVDKYALDPSVLVNGPGRAKILVTADQDWREHLEMIVESICTFGGTACVNATAVLVEGDAAAVADAIAERLSTLVPLSISDEAAVLPVMSTAAARRIAQFLGVRAAGTTALLGADQVVADLGDGTAALRPAVHLLPRPDVVRLNTELAFPCVWVSTWARDDGLEPLRRSLVVTAITEDEQLVSDLVDEPTIPNVYSGRFPTWFSAPHIPHDGFLADFLMRNKGFIRG from the coding sequence GTGACCGTCCTCGACGCCCTGGGGCCCGGCGGCGAATACCGAACCCGCAAGCGCGAATTGATCACCGACATCTCCGGCTCCCCGGTCGCCGAGATCACCGTCGCGCCACCGCTCTATGTGGCGCGCACCGTCAACGCACTACGCAAGACGCGGCCGCTGACCGCCGCCGCGCGCGATGCGGCACTGGCTCGCGCGGCGACGATGTTCCTGTCCGATGAGATCGCCGGGCTTGACTTCGAGGGCTACGTCGACATGGCCAGCCGGGTGTCGGGTCTGCCGATCGCGGTGACGCGTGCGGGCGCGCGCAGCGTGGCGGACCAGGTGACCGCCGTGGACGAATCGGTGCGCGCGGCCCAGCCACGTGGCGCCGAACGTGACCAGCATGCGATCCACGGCGGCGGCGCAGTGTGGGCTCGCCGCGGCGAGGTGTTCGCGGTGCACGCGTCGGGCAACGCCCCAGGGGTGCACGGACTTTGGCCACAGGCGCTTGCGTTGGGATACCGAGTGGCGGTGCGACCATCGCGTCGCGAACCTTTCACCGGACAGCGATTGATCGCCGCTTTGCGCGAGAGTGGATTTCGCGCGGAAGACGTCTGTTATCTGCCTACCGACTACGCGGGTGCCGACGAGATCATTCGGGCGGCGGACCTTGCGATGGTCTACGGCGACCAGGACGTGGTCGACAAGTACGCCTTGGATCCGTCGGTCTTGGTGAACGGACCCGGGCGGGCGAAGATCCTGGTGACCGCCGATCAGGACTGGCGCGAACACCTCGAGATGATCGTCGAGTCGATTTGCACATTCGGCGGAACGGCGTGCGTCAACGCCACCGCGGTGTTGGTCGAGGGTGACGCCGCGGCGGTGGCCGACGCGATTGCGGAACGGCTCTCGACGCTGGTTCCGCTGTCGATCAGCGACGAGGCGGCTGTGCTCCCGGTGATGTCGACGGCCGCCGCGCGAAGGATCGCGCAGTTCCTCGGCGTTCGCGCCGCCGGGACGACGGCCCTGCTGGGCGCCGACCAGGTGGTCGCCGATCTCGGTGACGGGACCGCCGCCCTGCGCCCTGCTGTTCACCTGCTCCCGCGCCCCGATGTTGTCAGGTTGAACACCGAACTGGCGTTCCCGTGCGTGTGGGTGTCGACGTGGGCGCGCGACGATGGACTCGAACCGCTGCGCCGATCGCTGGTGGTCACCGCGATCACCGAGGACGAGCAGCTGGTGAGCGACCTTGTCGACGAGCCGACGATCCCGAATGTCTACAGCGGTCGGTTTCCCACGTGGTTCAGTGCCCCGCACATCCCGCATGACGGGTTTCTCGCCGACTTTTTGATGCGCAACAAGGGCTTCATCCGCGGCTGA
- the ssb gene encoding single-stranded DNA-binding protein, whose protein sequence is MFETPFHIVGNIVTDPIHRQVGEQEMVRFRVASNSRRRTAEGTWEPGNSLFVTVTCWGRAVAGASAGLVKGDPVIVVGHVYTSEYEDRDGNRRSSVEVRATSVGPDLARCTARIDRARQPADAQVTELADETSDASDDGAADESGRELPLSA, encoded by the coding sequence ATGTTCGAGACGCCGTTTCACATCGTCGGCAATATCGTCACCGATCCGATCCACCGCCAGGTCGGCGAGCAGGAGATGGTCAGGTTCCGCGTCGCCAGCAATTCCCGCCGCCGCACCGCCGAAGGAACATGGGAGCCGGGTAACTCGTTGTTCGTGACGGTGACCTGCTGGGGGCGCGCGGTCGCCGGTGCCAGCGCCGGTCTCGTGAAGGGCGATCCGGTGATCGTCGTCGGACACGTCTACACCAGCGAGTACGAGGACCGTGACGGCAACCGGCGCTCGTCGGTCGAGGTACGGGCGACATCCGTCGGTCCAGATCTGGCCCGCTGCACCGCCCGCATCGACCGGGCCAGACAACCGGCCGACGCGCAGGTCACCGAACTTGCCGACGAAACCTCCGACGCCAGCGATGATGGCGCCGCCGACGAGTCAGGCCGGGAGCTGCCACTGTCGGCGTAG
- the ettA gene encoding energy-dependent translational throttle protein EttA codes for MAEFIYSMRKVRKAHGDKVILDDVSLNFLPGAKIGVVGPNGAGKSSVLRIMAGLDTPNNGDALLQPGATVGILMQEPELDETKTVRENVEEGVAIKAKLNRYNEVAELMATDYSDELMEEMGKLQEELDAADAWDIDSQLEQAMDALRCPPADEPVTHLSGGEKRRVALCKLLLSKPDLLLLDEPTNHLDAESVLWLEQHLASYKGAILAVTHDRYFLDNVAEWILELDRGRAYPYEGNYSTYLEKKAERVAVQGRKDAKLQKRLQEELAWVRSGAKARQAKNKARLGRYEEMVTEAEKTRKLDFEEIQIPVGPRLGNVVVEVEHLDKGFEGRTLIKDLSFTLPRNGIVGVIGPNGVGKTTLFKTIVGLEQPDSGTVKVGETVKLSYVDQSRGGIDPKKTVWEVVSDKLDYIEVGQNEIPSRAYVSAFGFKGPDQQKPAGVLSGGERNRLNLALTLKEGGNLILLDEPTNDLDVETLSSLENALENFPGCAVVISHDRWFLDRTCTHILAWEGDDDNEAKWFWFEGNFGGYEENKVERLGADAARPHRVTHRRLTRD; via the coding sequence ATGGCCGAATTCATCTATTCGATGCGGAAGGTCCGCAAGGCGCACGGCGACAAGGTCATCCTTGACGACGTCAGTCTGAACTTCCTTCCAGGCGCGAAGATCGGCGTTGTCGGTCCTAACGGGGCTGGCAAGTCGAGCGTCTTGCGGATCATGGCCGGGCTCGACACCCCCAACAACGGCGACGCGCTGCTACAACCGGGTGCGACGGTCGGCATCCTGATGCAGGAGCCGGAACTCGACGAGACCAAGACGGTCCGCGAGAACGTCGAAGAAGGCGTTGCGATCAAGGCCAAGCTCAACCGCTACAACGAGGTCGCCGAGCTGATGGCCACCGACTACAGCGATGAGCTGATGGAGGAGATGGGCAAGCTCCAGGAGGAGCTCGACGCCGCCGACGCGTGGGACATCGACTCCCAGCTTGAACAGGCGATGGACGCGCTGCGCTGCCCGCCGGCCGACGAGCCCGTCACCCACCTGTCCGGTGGCGAGAAGCGACGGGTGGCGCTGTGCAAGCTGCTGCTGTCAAAGCCCGACCTGCTGCTGCTCGACGAGCCGACCAACCACCTCGACGCCGAGAGCGTTCTGTGGCTCGAACAGCACCTCGCCAGCTACAAGGGCGCCATCCTGGCCGTCACCCACGACCGTTACTTCCTGGACAACGTCGCGGAGTGGATCCTCGAGCTCGACCGCGGACGCGCTTACCCGTACGAGGGCAACTACTCCACTTATCTGGAGAAGAAGGCTGAGCGCGTCGCAGTTCAGGGTCGCAAGGATGCCAAGCTCCAGAAGCGACTGCAGGAGGAGCTGGCCTGGGTCCGGTCTGGCGCCAAGGCGCGGCAGGCCAAGAACAAGGCCCGCCTCGGGCGCTACGAAGAGATGGTCACCGAGGCTGAGAAGACCCGCAAGCTCGACTTCGAGGAAATTCAGATCCCGGTTGGCCCGCGCCTCGGCAACGTGGTCGTCGAGGTGGAGCATCTCGACAAGGGGTTCGAGGGACGCACCCTCATCAAGGACCTGTCGTTCACTCTTCCGCGCAACGGAATCGTGGGCGTCATCGGCCCCAACGGGGTCGGGAAGACCACGCTGTTCAAGACCATCGTCGGTCTCGAGCAGCCGGACAGCGGCACCGTGAAGGTCGGCGAGACGGTCAAGCTCAGCTACGTCGACCAGAGCCGTGGCGGCATCGACCCAAAGAAGACCGTGTGGGAAGTGGTTTCCGACAAGCTGGACTACATCGAGGTCGGGCAGAACGAGATCCCGTCCAGGGCGTATGTCTCGGCGTTCGGTTTCAAGGGTCCGGATCAGCAGAAACCCGCCGGCGTGCTGTCGGGCGGTGAACGCAACCGGCTCAACCTCGCGCTCACCCTGAAAGAGGGCGGCAACCTGATCCTGCTCGACGAGCCGACCAACGATCTCGACGTCGAAACGCTGTCCTCGCTCGAGAACGCGCTGGAGAATTTCCCCGGCTGTGCAGTCGTGATCTCGCACGATCGTTGGTTCCTCGACCGCACCTGCACGCACATCCTGGCGTGGGAGGGCGACGACGACAACGAAGCCAAGTGGTTCTGGTTCGAGGGCAACTTCGGCGGCTACGAGGAGAACAAGGTCGAGCGGCTCGGTGCCGACGCGGCACGTCCGCACAGGGTGACCCACCGCCGCCTCACGCGAGACTAG